From one Nocardioides yefusunii genomic stretch:
- a CDS encoding DNA gyrase/topoisomerase IV subunit B, with protein sequence MAAPSDNTYNAAHLLVLEGLEAVRKRPGMYIGSTDTRGLMHCLWEIIDNGVDEALAGHASDVEITLHPDGSVEIYDNGRGIPTDKEPKTGLPGVEVVATKLHAGGKFGGGSYNATGGLHGVGLSVVNALSARMDIDVDRSPATQGLSFRRGVPGVFEGEGPDAEFTVQSGLTRKGKRVAKGKSGTRVRFWPDRQIFTKDAEIVMDGLVGRARQTSYIVPGLGLKITDLRGEEPVTETFRHEGGISEFVEFLSAGERVTDVMRLQGTGSFKETVPMLDAKGHMTPQEVERELGVDVALRWDAAYDTTVRSFVNVIATPKGGTHVSGFEQALTKTFNEAMRATKALKVNDADVIKDDILEGLTAVVTVRLSEPQFEGQTKEILGTPAARSVVRKVVSSELKNFLSSTKRDQKAQAKLLMEKVVAASKTRLSLRQQKDTQRRKNALESSALPAKLADCRSGDNDRTELFIVEGDSALGTAKLARNSEFQALLPIRGKILNVQKASVADMLKNAECSSIIQVVGAGSGRTFDLEARRYGRIIFMADADSDGAHIRCLLATLFFKYMPGLLEAGRVYTAVPPLHRIELTNPKKGMEKYVYTYSDDEMRRKLAELKKKNVRWKDPVQRYKGLGEMDADQLQETTMDPRHRTLRRLTVDDASEAAQVFELLMGADVAPRKEFIVQGAYEVDLETLDA encoded by the coding sequence GTGGCAGCACCCAGCGACAACACCTACAACGCAGCGCACCTCCTCGTCCTCGAAGGACTGGAGGCGGTACGCAAGCGCCCCGGCATGTACATCGGCTCGACGGACACCCGCGGCCTCATGCACTGCCTGTGGGAAATCATCGACAACGGCGTGGACGAGGCCCTGGCCGGGCACGCCTCCGACGTCGAGATCACGCTGCACCCCGACGGTTCGGTGGAGATCTACGACAACGGCCGAGGCATCCCGACCGACAAGGAGCCCAAGACCGGTCTGCCCGGCGTCGAGGTGGTCGCCACCAAGCTGCATGCCGGCGGCAAGTTCGGCGGCGGTTCCTACAACGCCACCGGTGGTCTGCACGGCGTCGGCCTGAGTGTCGTCAACGCGCTCTCGGCGCGGATGGACATCGACGTCGACCGTTCGCCCGCCACTCAGGGTCTGTCGTTCCGTCGTGGTGTCCCCGGTGTCTTCGAGGGCGAAGGCCCCGACGCCGAGTTCACCGTCCAGTCCGGCCTCACTCGCAAGGGCAAGCGCGTCGCGAAGGGCAAGTCCGGCACCCGGGTCCGGTTCTGGCCCGACCGTCAGATCTTCACGAAGGACGCCGAGATCGTCATGGACGGTCTCGTCGGCCGTGCCCGGCAGACCTCCTACATCGTCCCCGGCCTCGGCCTGAAGATCACCGACCTCCGCGGCGAAGAGCCCGTCACCGAGACGTTCCGTCACGAGGGTGGCATCAGTGAGTTCGTGGAGTTCCTGTCCGCGGGCGAGCGGGTCACCGACGTCATGCGTCTCCAGGGCACGGGTTCCTTCAAGGAGACCGTGCCGATGCTCGACGCCAAGGGTCACATGACGCCGCAGGAGGTCGAGCGCGAGCTGGGCGTCGACGTCGCCCTGCGCTGGGACGCCGCCTACGACACCACCGTGCGTTCTTTCGTGAACGTGATCGCCACTCCCAAGGGCGGCACCCACGTCAGTGGCTTCGAGCAGGCCCTCACCAAGACGTTCAACGAAGCGATGCGAGCCACGAAGGCGCTCAAGGTCAACGACGCCGACGTGATCAAGGACGACATCCTTGAAGGTCTCACCGCGGTGGTCACGGTGCGTCTCTCCGAGCCCCAGTTCGAGGGCCAGACCAAGGAGATCCTCGGCACCCCGGCAGCGCGCAGCGTCGTCCGCAAGGTGGTCTCCTCCGAGCTCAAGAACTTCCTCTCCTCCACCAAGCGGGACCAGAAGGCCCAGGCCAAGCTCCTGATGGAGAAGGTCGTCGCGGCGTCCAAGACCCGCCTCAGCCTGCGTCAGCAGAAGGACACCCAGCGTCGCAAGAATGCCTTGGAGTCGTCGGCGCTGCCGGCGAAGCTGGCCGACTGCCGCTCGGGTGACAACGACCGCACCGAACTCTTCATCGTCGAGGGTGACTCCGCGCTCGGTACCGCCAAGCTGGCCCGCAACTCCGAGTTCCAGGCGCTGCTGCCGATCCGAGGAAAGATCCTCAACGTCCAGAAGGCCTCTGTCGCCGACATGCTGAAGAACGCCGAGTGCTCCTCGATCATCCAGGTGGTGGGCGCGGGCTCGGGGCGCACCTTCGACCTCGAGGCGCGTCGTTACGGCCGCATCATCTTCATGGCCGACGCCGACTCCGACGGTGCACACATCCGTTGCCTGTTGGCGACGCTCTTCTTCAAGTACATGCCCGGGCTCCTCGAGGCAGGCCGCGTCTACACCGCCGTCCCGCCGCTGCACCGCATCGAGCTCACCAACCCCAAGAAGGGGATGGAGAAGTACGTCTACACGTACTCCGACGACGAGATGCGTCGTAAGCTCGCCGAGTTGAAGAAGAAGAACGTCCGCTGGAAGGACCCGGTGCAGCGCTACAAGGGTCTCGGCGAGATGGACGCCGACCAGCTGCAGGAGACGACGATGGACCCGCGTCACCGCACGCTGCGTCGCCTCACCGTCGACGACGCCTCCGAAGCTGCGCAGGTCTTCGAACTCCTGATGGGTGCCGACGTGGCCCCGCGCAAGGAGTTCATCGTCCAGGGTGCCTACGAGGTCGACCTGGAGACGCTCGACGCCTGA
- a CDS encoding DUF7455 domain-containing protein, translating to MTTAVAPTTAALTAEDRCDRCGAQAYLRVELQSGGELLFCAHHAREHGDKLREIAVSFHDETHKLANR from the coding sequence GTGACTACTGCAGTTGCCCCCACCACCGCCGCCCTGACGGCGGAGGACCGTTGCGACCGTTGCGGCGCCCAGGCCTACCTCCGGGTGGAGCTCCAGAGCGGCGGAGAGCTGCTCTTCTGTGCTCACCACGCCCGCGAGCACGGTGACAAGCTCCGCGAGATCGCTGTCTCCTTCCACGACGAGACCCACAAGCTCGCTAACCGCTGA
- a CDS encoding DUF456 domain-containing protein: protein MTFVVALVIAVGLVGIVVPVLPGVLLVWGALLVWAVSIGTSTSWIVFSLCSVLLAAGAVVKFTVPGRRLKNSGVPNSTLFVGGALGVVGFFVVPVVGLFLGFVLGVYLAEHRRLGAAQAWPSSVGALKAVGLSMLIELLSAVAATVVWIVGVFLV from the coding sequence ATGACCTTCGTCGTCGCCCTCGTGATCGCCGTTGGACTCGTCGGGATCGTCGTCCCGGTCCTGCCCGGAGTCCTGCTGGTCTGGGGCGCCCTGCTCGTGTGGGCCGTCAGCATCGGCACCTCCACCTCGTGGATCGTGTTCTCCCTCTGCTCGGTGCTGCTGGCAGCAGGGGCAGTCGTGAAGTTCACCGTCCCCGGGCGACGCCTGAAGAACTCCGGCGTCCCCAACAGCACCCTCTTCGTCGGCGGCGCCCTCGGCGTAGTGGGCTTCTTCGTCGTCCCCGTGGTGGGGCTCTTCCTCGGATTCGTCCTGGGCGTCTACCTCGCCGAGCACCGACGTCTCGGCGCAGCGCAGGCCTGGCCCTCCAGCGTCGGCGCACTCAAGGCGGTGGGGCTCAGCATGCTGATCGAGCTGCTGTCCGCGGTCGCTGCCACCGTGGTGTGGATCGTGGGAGTCTTCCTCGTCTGA
- a CDS encoding GDSL-type esterase/lipase family protein, with protein sequence MKSGKRLLAFLCASALTLALAGCSGSEAEKPTPEAVDPMRVFLEPWYQDLDSHAEESATVLVVGDSISEGSMTNVDVLTARWQASLQRQLRTSVGIDGAVGFVPPYWGDVMSTEATLQSGVPSEERRFGPWGLGGRALIMPGGASITYPPLTANRIRVGYGISNFGGGQAKVHIDGFDVTAQGTLGGLQDEIPGTTPSGTPDEDEPRASDDPTEVGPTIFGASATASQAGLWWTSPELGPGPHTVRVDSIAQRFGFVHTGVEYVSSPLDPVTGEERNVGVHVLDASQAGATAAEFASKNAEAGTWTEARARDADLVLVNLGSNEEEKYEESLKIVVDRALEAAPEALVLVVDGYEPGTWEHEDWEKVRAARRNVVDQYDEGVALFDLAAQWPELAKDGSTSQGLMAEVPPLHLTPQGQQRMADIFTEWLTR encoded by the coding sequence ATGAAATCCGGAAAGCGGCTGTTGGCCTTCTTGTGCGCCTCTGCGCTCACCCTCGCCCTGGCCGGCTGCAGCGGCTCGGAGGCGGAGAAGCCCACCCCCGAGGCGGTCGACCCGATGCGTGTCTTCCTCGAACCCTGGTACCAGGACCTCGACTCCCACGCCGAGGAGTCGGCGACGGTCCTCGTCGTGGGGGACTCGATCTCGGAGGGCAGCATGACCAACGTCGACGTGCTCACCGCACGGTGGCAGGCCAGCCTGCAGCGCCAGCTGCGCACCTCCGTGGGCATCGATGGTGCGGTCGGGTTCGTGCCGCCCTACTGGGGAGACGTGATGAGCACCGAGGCGACGCTGCAGTCCGGTGTTCCGTCCGAGGAGCGCCGTTTCGGCCCTTGGGGGCTGGGGGGACGCGCGCTGATCATGCCCGGCGGCGCATCGATCACGTACCCGCCGCTCACGGCGAACCGGATCCGGGTCGGCTACGGCATCAGCAACTTCGGTGGCGGGCAGGCGAAGGTCCACATCGACGGTTTCGACGTCACCGCCCAGGGCACCCTCGGTGGTCTGCAGGACGAGATCCCGGGCACGACTCCGTCAGGGACTCCTGACGAGGACGAGCCGCGGGCCTCTGATGACCCGACCGAGGTGGGGCCGACCATCTTCGGTGCCTCCGCGACGGCGTCGCAGGCGGGCCTGTGGTGGACATCGCCCGAGCTGGGGCCGGGACCGCACACCGTCCGGGTGGACTCCATCGCCCAAAGGTTCGGGTTCGTGCACACCGGAGTGGAGTACGTCAGCAGCCCCCTCGACCCCGTGACGGGGGAGGAGCGCAATGTCGGCGTCCATGTCCTCGACGCCTCCCAAGCGGGTGCGACGGCAGCCGAGTTCGCGAGCAAGAACGCGGAGGCCGGCACCTGGACCGAAGCCAGGGCACGCGACGCAGACCTCGTGCTCGTCAACCTCGGGTCCAACGAGGAGGAGAAGTACGAGGAGAGCCTGAAGATCGTCGTCGACCGGGCTCTCGAGGCCGCGCCCGAAGCACTGGTCCTGGTGGTCGACGGCTACGAGCCCGGCACATGGGAGCACGAGGACTGGGAGAAGGTCCGTGCGGCGCGACGCAACGTTGTGGACCAGTACGACGAAGGCGTCGCGCTCTTCGACCTCGCTGCGCAGTGGCCGGAGCTGGCCAAGGACGGATCGACGAGCCAGGGGCTGATGGCCGAGGTGCCGCCGCTGCACCTGACGCCGCAGGGGCAGCAGCGGATGGCGGACATCTTCACTGAGTGGCTCACACGCTGA
- a CDS encoding RNA polymerase sigma factor, producing MFVSSNARKTLPAEVLEHPAIALLVAAGGVTGTVSPDQVRQASDMAQVEPRHLKALLTHLSELGITVDVSSVSTTRAAAAGTARKTTTAKTTAKKATAKKAAAPKAAAAGADEDEAPAAKKAAAKKTAKKATAKKAAAKKARDEDVVELEEVEIDDDLELDDDVETVEDDTAKTIIGPDGKKILPDIPDEQFEKDVASDPTIKKDEKEASFVVSAADDTDEPEQQVMVAGATADPVKDYLKQIGKVPLLNAEMEVELAKRIEAGLFADEKLGKGTKIAPKTLEELEWISADGKRAKNHLLEANLRLVVSLAKRYTGRGMLFLDLIQEGNLGLIRAVEKFDYTKGYKFSTYATWWIRQAITRAMADQARTIRIPVHMVEVINKLARVQRQMLQDLGREPTPEELAKELDMTPEKVIEVQKYGREPISLHTPLGEDGDSEFGDLIEDSEAIVPADAVSFTLLQEQLHAVLDTLSEREAGVVSMRFGLTDGQPKTLDEIGKVYGVTRERIRQIESKTMSKLRHPSRSQVLRDYLD from the coding sequence GTGTTCGTGTCCTCGAACGCACGTAAGACGCTCCCCGCGGAGGTGCTCGAGCACCCCGCCATCGCCCTGCTCGTTGCGGCGGGAGGTGTGACCGGAACGGTCAGCCCCGACCAGGTCCGACAGGCCAGTGACATGGCCCAGGTCGAGCCCCGCCATCTCAAGGCACTGCTCACTCACCTGAGCGAGCTCGGCATCACCGTCGACGTCTCCTCGGTGTCCACCACGCGTGCTGCTGCTGCGGGTACCGCCCGCAAGACCACCACCGCGAAGACCACGGCCAAGAAGGCGACTGCGAAGAAGGCGGCTGCTCCCAAGGCCGCTGCCGCGGGTGCCGACGAGGACGAGGCCCCGGCCGCCAAGAAGGCCGCCGCCAAGAAGACGGCCAAGAAGGCGACCGCGAAGAAGGCCGCTGCCAAGAAGGCCCGCGACGAGGACGTCGTCGAGCTCGAAGAGGTCGAGATCGACGACGACCTCGAGCTGGACGACGACGTCGAGACGGTGGAGGACGACACCGCCAAGACGATCATCGGTCCTGACGGCAAGAAGATCCTTCCCGACATCCCGGACGAGCAGTTCGAGAAGGACGTCGCGAGCGACCCCACGATCAAGAAGGACGAGAAGGAAGCCTCCTTCGTCGTCTCGGCCGCGGACGACACCGACGAGCCTGAGCAGCAGGTCATGGTCGCCGGCGCGACTGCCGACCCGGTCAAGGACTACCTCAAGCAGATCGGCAAGGTCCCCCTTCTCAACGCGGAGATGGAGGTTGAGCTCGCCAAGCGCATCGAGGCCGGTCTCTTCGCCGACGAGAAGCTCGGCAAGGGCACCAAGATCGCCCCGAAGACCCTCGAGGAACTCGAGTGGATCTCCGCCGACGGCAAGCGCGCCAAGAACCACCTGCTCGAGGCCAACCTGCGTCTCGTCGTCTCGCTGGCCAAGCGCTACACCGGTCGCGGCATGCTCTTCCTCGACCTGATCCAGGAGGGCAACCTCGGTCTGATCCGTGCAGTCGAGAAGTTCGACTACACCAAGGGCTACAAGTTCTCGACCTACGCGACCTGGTGGATCCGTCAGGCCATCACTCGCGCCATGGCCGACCAGGCCCGCACCATCCGTATCCCGGTGCACATGGTCGAGGTCATCAACAAGCTGGCCCGTGTCCAGCGTCAGATGCTCCAGGACCTGGGCCGCGAGCCCACCCCGGAGGAGCTGGCCAAGGAACTCGACATGACCCCCGAGAAGGTCATCGAGGTCCAGAAGTACGGCCGCGAGCCCATCTCGCTGCACACGCCCCTCGGCGAGGACGGCGACTCCGAGTTCGGTGACCTCATCGAGGACTCCGAGGCGATCGTCCCGGCCGACGCCGTGTCGTTCACCCTTCTCCAGGAGCAGTTGCACGCCGTTCTCGACACGCTCTCCGAGCGTGAGGCCGGCGTCGTGTCGATGCGCTTCGGTCTGACCGACGGTCAGCCCAAGACCCTCGACGAGATCGGCAAGGTCTACGGCGTGACGCGTGAGCGCATCCGTCAGATCGAGTCCAAGACCATGTCGAAGCTGCGTCACCCGTCGCGTTCGCAGGTCCTGCGCGACTACCTCGACTGA
- a CDS encoding HNH endonuclease family protein, which produces MFFLPILRRSTSSRLAAALVVTGLATALSGCSEMEAAVRDAVEGAATAQVEVGSPLPDAASARTLLDALPQVERSPAAIPAYVRSEFGSAWADVDGNGCNQRDDVLLRDADPGTAVVAPQGRCDHDVLAGTWTDPYSGVVVELDDLKDRSQAQAVQIDHVVPLAEAWRSGAWAWDARTRRSYANSLDVLLATDGPTNSSKSDGDPAAWRPKKAYQCSYARRWIVVKDAWTLAVDDSERRALEEMLGLCD; this is translated from the coding sequence GTGTTCTTCCTCCCCATCCTGCGTCGTTCCACCTCCTCCCGTCTCGCAGCCGCGCTCGTCGTCACTGGTCTCGCGACCGCTCTGTCCGGGTGCAGCGAGATGGAGGCAGCGGTCCGGGATGCAGTCGAGGGCGCCGCCACGGCACAGGTGGAGGTCGGCAGCCCCCTGCCCGACGCCGCGAGCGCCCGCACCCTCCTGGACGCGCTGCCGCAGGTGGAGCGCTCCCCCGCGGCGATCCCTGCCTACGTGCGCAGTGAGTTCGGGTCGGCGTGGGCCGACGTCGACGGGAACGGCTGCAACCAGCGCGACGACGTGCTGCTGCGTGACGCCGATCCGGGCACGGCCGTCGTCGCCCCCCAGGGACGCTGCGACCACGACGTGCTCGCCGGGACCTGGACCGACCCCTACTCCGGGGTCGTGGTCGAGCTCGACGACCTCAAGGACCGTTCACAGGCCCAGGCCGTGCAGATCGACCACGTCGTACCGCTGGCCGAGGCGTGGCGTTCGGGTGCATGGGCCTGGGACGCACGGACGCGTCGGTCCTACGCCAACAGTCTCGACGTGCTGCTCGCCACCGACGGGCCCACGAACTCCTCCAAGAGCGACGGCGACCCGGCCGCATGGCGACCGAAGAAGGCGTACCAGTGTTCGTACGCACGACGCTGGATCGTCGTCAAGGACGCCTGGACCCTCGCGGTCGACGACAGTGAGCGTCGCGCGTTGGAGGAGATGCTCGGCCTCTGCGACTGA
- a CDS encoding HhH-GPD-type base excision DNA repair protein, which produces MGFQIANLPEADAVLDAHPFAVLVGMALDQQYGMEHAFRGGWKLITRLGDLDTARIAAMDPEEFKAVAAETPAIHRFPGSMAEKLQGIARIVEETYDGDVTRLWNEAATGKELLKRVQALPGFGKQKAQIFVALLAKQLDVRPEGWEAAAGDYALEGYRSVADVVDADSLLKVREYKQAAKAAAKAAKA; this is translated from the coding sequence ATGGGTTTCCAGATCGCCAACCTGCCCGAGGCTGACGCCGTCCTCGACGCGCACCCCTTCGCCGTCCTCGTGGGCATGGCTCTCGACCAGCAGTACGGCATGGAGCACGCCTTCCGTGGCGGCTGGAAGCTCATCACCCGCCTCGGTGACCTCGACACCGCCCGCATCGCGGCGATGGACCCCGAGGAGTTCAAGGCGGTGGCCGCCGAGACCCCGGCGATCCACCGGTTCCCGGGATCGATGGCGGAGAAGCTCCAGGGCATCGCCCGGATCGTCGAGGAGACCTACGACGGTGACGTGACCCGTCTGTGGAACGAGGCAGCCACCGGCAAGGAGCTGCTCAAGCGAGTCCAGGCCCTGCCCGGCTTCGGCAAGCAGAAGGCGCAGATCTTCGTGGCGCTGCTCGCCAAGCAGCTCGACGTGCGTCCTGAGGGCTGGGAGGCAGCTGCGGGCGACTACGCCTTGGAGGGCTACCGCTCGGTCGCCGACGTCGTCGACGCCGACTCCCTGCTCAAGGTTCGTGAGTACAAGCAGGCCGCGAAGGCTGCGGCGAAGGCAGCCAAGGCCTGA
- a CDS encoding universal stress protein, with amino-acid sequence MSVVLVGYVATPEGEAALEAAVDEAGRRGARLLVVCSHRDGDVAADGESHADEAERLAAHLQHSGVEFEVRTLVRGFEPSEDLISLAEVTGAELVVIGLRRRSPVGKLVMGTSAQRVLLDAPCPVLAVKPPASEDL; translated from the coding sequence ATGTCAGTGGTTCTGGTCGGATACGTCGCCACCCCCGAGGGCGAGGCAGCCCTCGAAGCGGCCGTCGACGAAGCAGGCCGGCGAGGTGCACGTCTGCTGGTGGTCTGCTCCCACCGCGACGGCGACGTCGCAGCCGACGGCGAGAGCCACGCAGATGAGGCCGAGCGCCTCGCTGCTCACCTGCAGCACAGCGGTGTGGAGTTCGAGGTCCGCACCCTGGTACGTGGATTCGAGCCGTCGGAGGACCTGATCAGCCTCGCCGAGGTGACCGGTGCGGAACTCGTCGTGATCGGTCTGCGGCGTCGTTCGCCGGTCGGCAAGCTCGTGATGGGCACCAGCGCCCAACGGGTCCTCCTGGACGCGCCCTGCCCGGTGCTCGCGGTGAAGCCGCCGGCCTCCGAGGATCTCTGA
- a CDS encoding DUF4192 domain-containing protein: protein MDHNTAPHSSPSSRSRRSAPRPRLTVTSPPDLVAAVAVALGFVPTESVVMLVLAPASGPHARIDLPYPREGEEGVRSVARVLAAAGIRNHVDQVALVVFAEHHRAMSIAPGLATTMAAAGIEVTAFLGADGASCLEFVPSTGEVRGRDRGGSDLVTQPYEVLAHPFVARAVADGLPVRRDRSELEEMIAPQGDAVSRVASHTCPRCLRAQQSGPGPSDAERIRGWTRRGARFPSTRDEHLVACLLKVLDDAARAGDSDVRDATWSWVHRSEAARHVDLWVAVVRAAPVGRAVQAASVLAFHAWLAGQGALAWCALDRVAERGGSSSLATLVRDLMERSVPPHSWDPLTAVEVVSDAGASTSVVPLRGATTTPPV, encoded by the coding sequence ATGGACCACAACACCGCACCGCACTCATCGCCCTCGTCGCGCTCCCGCCGCTCGGCCCCACGCCCGCGGCTCACCGTCACCTCTCCGCCTGACCTCGTCGCAGCGGTCGCCGTCGCCCTGGGATTCGTCCCCACTGAGTCGGTGGTGATGCTGGTGCTCGCACCGGCGTCCGGGCCGCACGCCCGGATCGACCTCCCGTACCCCAGGGAGGGGGAGGAAGGTGTGCGTTCGGTTGCCCGCGTCCTTGCTGCTGCCGGGATCCGCAACCACGTCGACCAGGTCGCGCTGGTGGTCTTCGCCGAGCACCACCGGGCGATGTCGATCGCGCCCGGTCTGGCCACGACGATGGCTGCTGCCGGGATCGAGGTCACGGCCTTCCTGGGCGCGGACGGTGCGTCATGTCTGGAGTTCGTGCCGAGCACCGGCGAGGTCCGCGGTCGGGATCGGGGCGGCTCGGACCTGGTCACGCAGCCCTACGAGGTGCTGGCCCACCCGTTCGTGGCGCGTGCGGTGGCCGACGGTCTCCCTGTGCGTCGAGACCGCAGCGAACTGGAGGAGATGATCGCGCCCCAGGGCGACGCCGTCTCACGCGTCGCGAGCCACACGTGTCCCCGCTGCCTCCGGGCGCAGCAGTCAGGACCGGGGCCCTCCGACGCCGAGCGGATCCGGGGATGGACGAGGCGAGGCGCACGCTTCCCCTCGACCCGTGACGAGCACCTGGTGGCCTGCCTGCTGAAGGTCCTCGACGACGCGGCGAGGGCGGGGGATTCCGACGTCAGGGACGCGACCTGGTCGTGGGTGCATCGCAGCGAAGCCGCCCGCCACGTCGACCTGTGGGTCGCGGTGGTGCGTGCCGCACCCGTGGGCCGGGCGGTCCAGGCAGCATCGGTGCTGGCCTTCCACGCGTGGCTCGCCGGTCAGGGTGCGCTGGCGTGGTGCGCCCTTGACCGAGTGGCCGAACGCGGAGGATCCAGCTCCCTGGCGACCCTGGTGCGCGACCTCATGGAACGTTCGGTGCCACCGCACTCCTGGGACCCGCTCACCGCAGTCGAGGTGGTCAGTGACGCAGGCGCTTCCACGTCCGTCGTGCCCCTGAGGGGTGCAACCACCACCCCTCCCGTGTGA
- a CDS encoding DNA polymerase IV → MREHASVLHIDLDAFFASVEQRDKPSLRGKPVVVGGVGGRGVVATASYEARVFGVRSAMSTREARARCPHAAFLSGRFHAYRETSRAVMGVLRELSPLVEPLSLDEAFVDLAAAGLPDLDEATVRAVGEELRARVHEVSGGLTASVGLASSKFLAKIASEIEKPDGLTVINPGTERDLLRPLNVRVIPGVGPATVERLRRSGVYTVSDLEALDEHEVVQLLGKAHGHSLHAMARGEDDRAVVPEREAKSVSVEDTYSTDVTDRELMADLLTRQAATVAGRLAKQRMSGRTISIKVRLHDFSTSSRSSTLPAPTDDAALIARTARGLLTDLDTSGGVRLLGVGVSGLADWVQEELFSDPEPPEPSDREALDRLAPVVRRPEWAPGSDVIHDEMGAGWVWGAGRGVVTVRFETAETGPGPVRSFAQDDPALHLWQPPPDDEAVARAVIPPSGT, encoded by the coding sequence ATGCGTGAGCACGCCTCGGTGCTGCACATCGACCTGGATGCGTTCTTCGCCTCCGTCGAGCAGCGCGACAAGCCGTCGTTGCGGGGGAAGCCGGTGGTCGTCGGAGGTGTGGGTGGCCGGGGCGTGGTGGCGACCGCGTCCTACGAAGCCCGCGTCTTCGGAGTCCGGTCGGCGATGTCGACGCGTGAGGCACGGGCCCGGTGCCCGCATGCAGCGTTCCTGTCGGGCCGGTTCCACGCCTACCGCGAGACCAGCCGCGCCGTCATGGGCGTCCTGCGGGAACTCTCCCCGCTGGTGGAGCCGCTGTCGTTGGACGAGGCGTTCGTCGACCTCGCCGCCGCGGGCCTGCCCGACCTCGACGAGGCCACGGTCCGCGCGGTCGGTGAGGAACTGCGGGCCCGGGTGCACGAGGTCAGCGGCGGCCTCACCGCGTCGGTGGGGCTGGCGTCGTCGAAGTTCCTCGCGAAGATCGCCAGCGAGATCGAGAAACCCGACGGACTCACCGTCATCAACCCGGGCACCGAACGGGACCTGCTGCGTCCGTTGAACGTCCGCGTGATCCCCGGCGTCGGCCCGGCCACCGTCGAACGGCTGCGTCGTTCCGGGGTCTACACCGTCTCCGACCTCGAGGCGCTCGACGAGCACGAAGTGGTGCAGCTCCTCGGCAAGGCACACGGACACTCCCTGCACGCGATGGCGCGCGGCGAGGACGACCGCGCCGTGGTGCCCGAGCGCGAGGCCAAGTCGGTCAGCGTGGAGGACACCTACTCCACCGACGTCACCGACCGTGAGCTGATGGCCGACCTGTTGACCCGACAGGCCGCGACCGTGGCCGGTCGGCTCGCGAAGCAACGGATGTCGGGACGCACGATCTCGATCAAGGTGCGGCTGCACGACTTCTCCACCTCGAGCCGCTCCAGCACTCTCCCGGCCCCCACTGACGACGCCGCCCTGATCGCCCGCACCGCCCGCGGCCTCCTCACCGACCTCGACACCTCCGGCGGGGTCCGGCTGCTCGGCGTCGGCGTCTCGGGTCTGGCCGACTGGGTGCAGGAAGAACTCTTCAGCGACCCCGAACCCCCCGAGCCCAGCGACCGCGAAGCACTCGACCGACTCGCGCCGGTGGTGCGGCGTCCCGAGTGGGCCCCGGGCAGCGACGTGATCCACGACGAGATGGGCGCCGGATGGGTGTGGGGCGCCGGACGCGGCGTCGTGACCGTGCGGTTCGAGACCGCCGAGACGGGCCCCGGCCCGGTGCGTTCCTTCGCCCAGGACGATCCGGCGCTGCACCTGTGGCAGCCTCCCCCCGACGACGAGGCCGTCGCCCGAGCGGTCATCCCGCCGTCCGGAACCTGA